From the Oleiphilus messinensis genome, one window contains:
- a CDS encoding helix-turn-helix domain-containing protein — protein sequence MLNHLFITPDAARFIAAFIQQQGIQFDALPKLMEQSESGKPLSFEQWWSLLDRLNQQLNIPALGVEIGKHATVEYFGCLGYLFKTSQTMAQAMGCFERFQRLLYDGNKAHLVIEGETTRLVWDAYFGYSSQLSDELLLASLLTVGRSLLQRSDLLPVRVDFTQTVQPRDVQRYLDFFQCEVLFDQPNLAIVFPSTYFALPIPGCDENLHQLLDNQARTLLQAAPDATQLASRILSVLVRCLQAGEPTADAVSRELNMSTRSLHRKLAEEGIVFRELLRDTRLTLARQYLADLSLSLPEIALMLGFSEQSAFSRAFKQWQQQSPNQYRRSLGKAGHAISSGKSVL from the coding sequence ATGCTGAATCATTTGTTCATTACCCCCGATGCCGCCCGTTTTATTGCTGCATTTATTCAGCAGCAAGGCATCCAGTTTGATGCATTACCCAAGTTGATGGAGCAATCTGAATCCGGCAAACCGCTCTCGTTTGAGCAGTGGTGGTCACTACTCGACCGTTTGAATCAGCAGCTGAACATACCCGCTTTAGGGGTCGAAATCGGCAAGCATGCCACTGTGGAGTATTTTGGCTGCCTGGGGTATTTATTTAAAACCAGCCAGACCATGGCACAAGCCATGGGTTGTTTTGAGCGTTTTCAGCGGCTGTTGTATGATGGCAATAAAGCGCATCTCGTTATTGAGGGCGAGACAACCCGTTTGGTTTGGGACGCCTATTTTGGCTACTCGAGTCAGCTTTCAGATGAGCTACTGCTGGCATCGCTGCTAACCGTTGGGCGCTCATTGTTGCAACGGTCTGATTTACTGCCGGTACGAGTTGACTTCACACAGACGGTGCAGCCCCGCGACGTGCAACGTTATCTTGATTTTTTTCAGTGCGAGGTTTTGTTTGACCAACCGAACCTGGCCATCGTATTTCCATCGACCTACTTTGCACTGCCGATACCCGGATGTGATGAGAATCTTCATCAGTTGCTGGATAACCAAGCCCGGACATTACTCCAGGCCGCTCCTGATGCGACCCAGCTCGCCTCCCGCATTCTATCCGTTTTGGTGCGTTGCCTGCAGGCAGGAGAACCGACTGCAGATGCGGTCTCCCGGGAATTGAACATGTCCACCCGCTCATTGCATCGAAAGCTGGCTGAAGAGGGGATTGTCTTCCGCGAGTTGCTGCGGGACACGCGTTTGACGTTGGCGCGACAATATTTAGCGGACCTATCGCTTTCGCTGCCCGAGATTGCATTGATGCTTGGATTTTCCGAGCAGAGCGCGTTTTCGCGGGCGTTCAAGCAATGGCAGCAGCAGTCTCCCAATCAGTATCGACGGTCATTGGGTAA
- a CDS encoding two-component system sensor histidine kinase NtrB encodes MKKYLFSAIAILSSLYVEVATASILPVFRNPDGHTNWQYVANTASSLLITLLSITAITLFFSRRETRRSNAELNEIKRELELRVKERTATLDESNRLLKETNQLLEGEVAKHRQTSERLAISETYMKNVLDSMPLMLIGLDKDGNVTQWNKKAREIAGSLAEEAMGKNLWDIYPIISVSYEQVCEALENNSILTMRHSQRGQYHYEITIYPLQGQIETGAVILVDDVTHQVLSENKLIQRDKMSSMGELASSMAHDINNPLQLMSRDIEEAQQELSASGQLAEPYVTKVQHVLNDAHENLRHAGAIVTNLLEFAKHNDDLKQASSLPDVMDHTIELAENILSTPTGLKFTDVIIERDYEQGLPLIPCYVSELQQVFLSLFRHSLYALSQRAPRAAGEERGDVAYRIKVQIQKFYDAMWIKISHNGLGLSSEEQQEIFEPFFNNDQDRSDDAGKRLSFSHFIITEHHQGQMAVTSDVDVGSTFHMQLQLK; translated from the coding sequence ATGAAAAAATACCTCTTTTCTGCGATAGCAATTTTATCTTCCCTGTATGTTGAAGTCGCTACGGCGAGCATTCTACCTGTGTTCCGTAATCCGGATGGCCATACTAACTGGCAATATGTTGCCAATACGGCCAGTAGTTTGCTCATCACACTCTTATCCATTACGGCCATCACGCTTTTTTTCAGTCGTCGTGAAACCCGTCGTTCCAATGCCGAGTTGAACGAGATCAAGCGGGAGCTGGAATTGCGCGTAAAAGAGCGAACTGCAACACTGGATGAGTCTAACCGCCTTTTGAAAGAGACCAACCAATTGTTGGAAGGCGAAGTCGCCAAACATCGGCAAACTTCCGAGCGTCTCGCTATCTCTGAAACCTATATGAAAAATGTGCTGGATTCGATGCCGCTCATGCTCATTGGTCTGGATAAAGACGGCAATGTTACTCAATGGAACAAAAAGGCGCGTGAGATCGCAGGTAGTCTTGCCGAAGAAGCGATGGGCAAAAACCTTTGGGACATTTACCCGATAATCTCGGTGAGTTATGAACAGGTCTGTGAAGCGTTGGAGAATAACAGCATCCTGACCATGCGCCACAGTCAGCGCGGGCAGTACCATTACGAGATTACGATCTATCCGTTACAGGGACAAATCGAGACTGGCGCGGTTATTCTGGTAGACGATGTGACCCATCAGGTTCTCTCCGAAAACAAACTGATTCAGCGGGATAAAATGTCCTCTATGGGGGAGTTGGCATCCAGTATGGCTCACGACATTAACAATCCATTGCAGTTGATGAGTCGGGATATCGAGGAGGCACAACAGGAATTGTCTGCATCGGGTCAGTTGGCTGAACCCTATGTTACAAAAGTTCAGCATGTATTGAACGATGCCCATGAGAACTTGCGGCACGCCGGTGCGATTGTCACAAACCTGCTTGAGTTCGCCAAACACAATGATGATTTGAAGCAAGCCAGCAGTTTGCCGGATGTCATGGATCACACGATAGAACTGGCAGAAAACATACTGTCGACACCTACCGGGTTGAAGTTTACCGATGTAATTATCGAGCGTGATTACGAACAGGGCTTGCCGTTGATACCATGCTATGTGTCTGAACTTCAGCAAGTCTTTTTGAGCCTGTTCCGCCATTCCCTGTATGCTTTGTCCCAGAGAGCACCCAGGGCAGCAGGAGAAGAGCGGGGTGATGTGGCTTATCGCATCAAAGTGCAAATTCAGAAGTTTTATGACGCCATGTGGATTAAAATTTCCCATAATGGTTTGGGGTTGTCGAGTGAAGAACAGCAGGAAATTTTTGAGCCGTTTTTCAATAACGACCAGGATAGGAGTGATGATGCCGGTAAACGTTTGTCATTTTCTCATTTCATTATCACAGAGCACCATCAAGGTCAGATGGCTGTCACTTCAGACGTTGATGTGGGCAGTACTTTCCACATGCAGCTTCAGTTGAAATAA
- a CDS encoding sterol desaturase family protein: MTDLLHAIGFILTFGMLFVGIIIAEAWYWHKKGNYSAKTGKTVYDFRETIASISTGAIYKIADGIMIAVVITALYDVVYQWGFQYVPDDGLWSVLLIFFAVDFVFYWYHRTMHTVRWLWTGHVTHHSSTRMNFSTALRQNFLYDLNFGWLIWWLPIAFIGFDKNWAIIAIELNLAYQFFIHTETVNKLGWFEKVFNTPSHHRVHHGSNPAQIDTNFGGVLIIWDKLFGTFVDEKDAGDIRYGLTLRQPNTLNPVRLCVDEFICMVKDVARYRDWRILYKGPNWVEETYGARDNASPDEEARHKSITT; encoded by the coding sequence GTGACAGATTTGCTACATGCTATCGGCTTTATACTAACCTTCGGGATGCTTTTTGTCGGTATCATCATTGCTGAAGCCTGGTATTGGCACAAAAAAGGGAACTACAGTGCAAAAACCGGTAAAACGGTATACGACTTCAGAGAAACCATTGCCAGTATTTCCACTGGCGCCATTTACAAAATTGCCGATGGCATTATGATCGCGGTTGTTATCACAGCGCTTTATGATGTCGTCTATCAATGGGGCTTTCAGTATGTGCCTGATGATGGCCTCTGGAGCGTTCTGCTCATTTTCTTTGCGGTTGATTTTGTCTTTTACTGGTACCACCGCACCATGCATACGGTCCGCTGGCTTTGGACAGGGCATGTCACCCACCACTCATCCACCCGGATGAACTTTTCAACGGCGCTGCGCCAGAACTTTTTGTATGACCTGAACTTTGGCTGGTTGATCTGGTGGTTGCCTATCGCGTTTATCGGCTTTGACAAGAACTGGGCAATTATTGCGATCGAATTAAACCTGGCTTATCAGTTCTTCATCCACACGGAAACCGTCAACAAACTCGGCTGGTTCGAAAAAGTGTTCAATACGCCGTCCCATCACCGTGTTCACCATGGTAGCAATCCGGCACAGATCGATACTAATTTCGGTGGTGTTCTGATTATTTGGGACAAACTGTTTGGCACTTTTGTAGATGAAAAAGACGCCGGTGATATTCGCTATGGATTAACCTTGAGACAACCGAACACACTCAACCCTGTCCGCCTGTGCGTTGATGAATTCATTTGCATGGTGAAAGATGTCGCCCGCTATCGCGACTGGCGGATTCTGTACAAAGGGCCTAACTGGGTCGAAGAAACGTATGGAGCACGGGATAACGCGTCTCCAGACGAAGAAGCACGACACAAATCAATAACAACTTAA
- a CDS encoding mechanosensitive ion channel family protein — MIEQELQNIEKIYDLLINFFVNYSFQVIGAFIILIAGMIVSRWISRLLLAFFKRRNVDVTLAHFLANVAKIIVLVIFIVIALGKFGISVAPFVAAIGAVAFGASIALQGPVSNYGAGISIILTRLFRVGDTIKVHEYYGVVHEIKLANTTLETEDGEHIIIPNKKVVGEVLTNSFTAKVVESSVGVAYSSDPEQVINIIKELLAQQPEVVKTPDPQVGIEAFGDSSINIGLRYWIPTQQYYKVQYTINLAIFKALQENKIEIPFPQREVRILGDQQL; from the coding sequence ATGATTGAACAAGAACTGCAGAATATCGAAAAAATTTACGATTTACTGATCAATTTTTTCGTCAATTACAGCTTCCAGGTAATTGGAGCATTTATAATCCTCATCGCCGGTATGATTGTATCCCGGTGGATTTCACGACTGTTGCTGGCCTTTTTCAAGCGGCGTAATGTTGATGTCACGCTGGCCCACTTCCTGGCCAACGTCGCCAAGATTATTGTTCTCGTTATTTTTATTGTCATTGCCCTTGGCAAATTCGGTATCAGTGTCGCGCCATTTGTGGCAGCGATTGGTGCAGTGGCGTTCGGCGCCAGTATTGCATTGCAGGGACCGGTCTCGAACTATGGTGCCGGTATCAGTATTATTCTGACGCGACTTTTCCGAGTGGGTGATACCATCAAGGTTCACGAATATTACGGTGTCGTGCACGAAATAAAATTGGCCAATACCACCCTTGAAACCGAAGATGGTGAACACATCATTATTCCCAACAAGAAAGTGGTCGGTGAAGTGCTGACCAACTCTTTCACTGCGAAAGTGGTTGAATCTTCCGTGGGCGTAGCCTACTCCAGCGACCCTGAGCAGGTGATCAATATTATCAAGGAACTGCTCGCACAGCAGCCGGAAGTGGTGAAAACGCCAGACCCACAAGTGGGAATTGAAGCATTCGGGGACTCATCAATCAATATCGGATTACGGTACTGGATTCCCACGCAGCAATACTACAAAGTTCAGTACACAATCAATCTGGCGATATTCAAAGCACTACAGGAAAATAAAATCGAGATACCGTTTCCCCAGCGCGAAGTCAGAATACTGGGAGACCAACAGCTTTAA
- a CDS encoding methyl-accepting chemotaxis protein, with the protein MAINLTLKKMLFGAFALVILLTIVANLIITSTVSEGHGSAEREKTALAKMEVANRIVHDFDRMRFELTNFAIGMTDQAEQAAQEYGRKIRQDLDQLADLGVETEINEPLIDQYYQAKQRAIGHYINDNRLLGNQMNAEAARLAKEIQTYTDELNSELTRDAENAAEIVERSFIQVERVLLIMVVAVVGVSMLLGYLIIRYTGQRLGGELSEIQHIAEAISRNRLDLDLREAGESVGIYAAMVTMRDNLRTRMAREAEQLKETNKIKQALDICATNVMMADADFNIVYMNNAVKKMFKAAEPALQSELKHFNADNLMGQCVDIFHKNKQHQRQLIAGLTDVYRGQIKVGGRTFNLIATPVVDESGERLGTVVEWEDVTDELARQEQEQMKASENERIRQALDNVSANVMVADADRNIIYMNDAVRETLTDAEADIQKALPNFAVNKLIGGSIDQFHVNPSHQVQILNSLKAPHAASIVVGGRHMDLNISPVIGDDNERLGSVVEWKDRTHEVSIEREVDEIIAAASKGDLSKRIALQGKAGFFAKLSEGINALIDTSERILSDVGATFAAMSQGNLTQTINRDYSGEFDKIKQDANKTLNQVNEVISQISQAAATVSTAADEIARGNADLSERTERQASALEETASSMEEMTSTVKQSSENANAANQLANNAREKAQMGGEVVKQAVVAMNDILKASRQINDIIAVIDEIAFQTNLLALNAAVEAARAGEQGRGFAVVAGEVRNLSKRSADAARKIKELIKDSMSKVEVGSDLVNQSGETLTSIVSAVERVAKTVADIDHSASEQTDGITQINQAIAQMDENTQQNAAMVEESTSASQAMKEQATHMTKLVSFFSLSQASLGPGSEGGSRGVLAQDAGYQTSASVSYRNTTKAPAAIPSEWDDEWDEF; encoded by the coding sequence GTGGCGATAAACCTGACTTTGAAAAAGATGTTGTTTGGTGCTTTCGCTCTGGTCATTTTGTTGACCATCGTCGCCAATTTGATTATCACCAGCACGGTGTCAGAGGGTCATGGGTCTGCGGAGCGTGAGAAGACCGCACTGGCAAAAATGGAAGTCGCAAATCGCATTGTTCACGATTTTGATCGAATGCGGTTTGAATTAACAAACTTTGCGATAGGTATGACCGATCAGGCGGAACAGGCTGCACAGGAATACGGTCGCAAGATTCGGCAAGATCTGGACCAGCTCGCGGATCTTGGCGTGGAAACGGAGATTAATGAGCCACTGATTGACCAGTACTATCAGGCCAAACAACGTGCTATAGGGCACTATATTAATGATAACCGACTTCTCGGTAATCAAATGAACGCCGAGGCTGCTCGACTGGCCAAAGAGATTCAGACTTATACGGATGAGCTGAACAGTGAATTAACCCGGGATGCAGAGAATGCTGCCGAGATCGTTGAGCGCAGTTTCATTCAGGTTGAGCGTGTTCTACTCATTATGGTTGTTGCCGTAGTCGGTGTTTCGATGTTACTGGGCTACCTGATTATTCGTTACACCGGCCAGAGGCTGGGGGGAGAGCTATCTGAAATTCAGCATATAGCCGAAGCGATTTCCCGCAACAGACTTGATCTGGATCTTCGGGAAGCCGGTGAGAGTGTCGGAATCTATGCGGCTATGGTTACCATGCGCGATAACCTTCGAACTCGCATGGCCCGTGAAGCCGAGCAGCTGAAAGAGACGAATAAAATCAAACAGGCACTGGATATCTGCGCCACTAACGTGATGATGGCGGACGCAGACTTTAATATTGTCTACATGAACAATGCCGTTAAAAAAATGTTCAAGGCAGCTGAACCTGCTTTGCAATCGGAACTCAAGCACTTCAATGCCGATAATTTAATGGGGCAGTGTGTCGATATCTTCCATAAAAACAAGCAACACCAACGACAGCTGATAGCAGGATTAACGGATGTTTACCGTGGTCAGATCAAGGTGGGTGGGCGCACATTCAACCTGATTGCAACCCCGGTAGTTGATGAATCGGGGGAGCGATTAGGCACGGTCGTGGAGTGGGAAGACGTTACTGACGAATTGGCTCGTCAGGAACAGGAGCAAATGAAGGCCTCCGAAAATGAGCGTATTCGGCAAGCGTTGGATAATGTCAGTGCGAATGTGATGGTGGCGGATGCAGACCGTAATATTATCTATATGAACGATGCTGTGCGAGAGACCTTGACAGATGCCGAGGCGGATATTCAAAAAGCATTGCCCAACTTCGCAGTGAACAAATTGATTGGTGGCAGTATTGACCAGTTTCATGTCAACCCGAGTCATCAGGTACAGATCCTGAACAGTCTGAAAGCCCCTCATGCGGCATCGATTGTCGTCGGCGGTCGCCACATGGATCTCAATATCAGCCCGGTGATAGGTGATGATAATGAGCGATTAGGCTCGGTCGTAGAATGGAAAGACCGTACCCATGAAGTTTCGATTGAGCGTGAAGTGGACGAGATTATTGCTGCAGCCAGTAAGGGGGACTTGAGTAAGCGCATCGCACTGCAGGGCAAAGCTGGATTTTTTGCCAAACTGAGTGAGGGGATAAACGCCTTAATTGATACCTCGGAGCGGATTCTTTCTGACGTGGGCGCAACCTTCGCCGCGATGTCTCAGGGTAATCTGACCCAGACGATAAATCGTGACTACTCAGGCGAGTTTGATAAGATCAAGCAGGATGCCAACAAAACCTTGAATCAAGTGAATGAGGTAATCTCCCAGATCAGTCAGGCGGCGGCAACGGTCAGTACTGCAGCGGATGAAATTGCCCGTGGCAATGCTGATTTGAGTGAACGCACCGAGCGGCAGGCCTCCGCTTTGGAAGAAACGGCTTCCAGCATGGAAGAGATGACCAGTACCGTTAAACAAAGTTCCGAAAATGCCAATGCGGCGAATCAGCTGGCCAACAATGCGCGAGAGAAAGCGCAAATGGGTGGAGAGGTCGTCAAGCAGGCCGTGGTGGCGATGAATGACATCTTGAAAGCGAGCCGTCAGATTAACGATATTATAGCGGTAATTGATGAAATCGCCTTTCAGACCAATCTTCTGGCATTGAACGCAGCTGTTGAGGCTGCCCGGGCCGGGGAGCAGGGGCGAGGGTTTGCCGTTGTTGCCGGCGAGGTGCGTAACTTATCCAAACGGTCTGCTGATGCGGCACGCAAAATCAAGGAACTGATCAAGGACAGCATGTCCAAAGTCGAAGTGGGTTCGGATTTGGTAAACCAGTCGGGGGAGACGTTAACCAGTATTGTCAGCGCTGTGGAGAGAGTGGCCAAAACCGTTGCGGATATCGATCATTCTGCTTCCGAACAAACGGATGGTATTACTCAGATCAATCAAGCCATCGCCCAGATGGATGAAAATACCCAGCAAAATGCGGCCATGGTTGAAGAAAGCACTTCCGCGAGCCAGGCAATGAAAGAGCAGGCTACACATATGACCAAGCTGGTATCTTTTTTTAGTCTCTCTCAGGCCTCATTGGGGCCAGGCAGTGAAGGCGGTAGCAGAGGCGTATTGGCACAGGACGCGGGATATCAAACGAGCGCTTCTGTGAGTTATCGGAATACCACAAAAGCCCCAGCTGCAATCCCGTCGGAATGGGATGATGAGTGGGATGAGTTCTAG